The proteins below are encoded in one region of Qingshengfaniella alkalisoli:
- a CDS encoding HlyD family type I secretion periplasmic adaptor subunit, which translates to MTLFLLVLLAMIASGIAWASWARIEEVARAEGRVVPTGRARSVESLEGGIVRAINVQEGAFVTAGQSLVVIDDTGSSASLGELNAKRAALTAQAIRLNAEANNADALDFSASEIDPSSPQAQRESALFETRRASYRGQRAVLESQIRQREQEITELEATLPQIDQSLALLDEEIELRSSSGVVSRAQLLPLERERSAARRERDSFASQLERARTALDEAQARLVELDLTRQTEISTERSAALNELAVVEESIKRARDVVDRADLRAPVDGVVSLLNVNTIGSVIAPGEEVLRIVPDDERLQVDARVRPEDIAFVRADLPAKVKLTSFDFTIYGALDGTVVRVGADAEQDEATEEIYFPIVVETSSNELSRAGKTFEIKPGMVAQVDIMTGEHTVLDYLLKPFRKARMEALRER; encoded by the coding sequence ATGACGCTTTTTCTGTTGGTTCTGCTGGCTATGATCGCATCGGGGATCGCATGGGCGTCGTGGGCGCGGATCGAGGAGGTCGCCAGAGCCGAAGGGCGTGTTGTCCCCACGGGGCGCGCGCGGAGCGTCGAAAGCCTGGAAGGCGGCATTGTGCGCGCGATCAACGTTCAGGAGGGCGCGTTCGTGACGGCGGGGCAGTCTCTTGTCGTGATCGATGACACCGGATCGTCGGCGAGCCTCGGGGAACTGAACGCAAAGCGCGCTGCGCTGACCGCACAAGCCATCCGCCTGAACGCTGAGGCCAACAATGCGGATGCGCTGGATTTTTCCGCGAGCGAGATTGATCCGAGCTCACCGCAAGCGCAAAGAGAATCCGCGCTGTTCGAGACAAGGCGGGCGTCTTATCGTGGTCAACGGGCGGTTCTTGAATCTCAAATTCGGCAGCGCGAACAAGAGATTACGGAACTAGAGGCTACCCTTCCGCAGATCGACCAAAGCCTTGCCCTGCTGGATGAAGAGATAGAGTTGCGCTCTTCAAGTGGCGTGGTGTCTCGTGCACAGTTATTGCCGCTGGAGCGGGAACGAAGTGCCGCCCGGCGTGAACGTGACAGCTTTGCCAGCCAGTTGGAGCGCGCGCGCACCGCACTGGACGAAGCACAGGCGCGGCTGGTCGAACTGGATCTTACGCGGCAGACCGAGATCAGCACAGAACGTTCTGCTGCGCTTAACGAACTGGCGGTTGTCGAGGAGTCGATCAAGCGGGCACGAGACGTTGTGGACCGCGCCGACTTGCGCGCACCCGTCGATGGCGTAGTGTCCCTTTTAAACGTCAATACAATAGGTTCCGTCATTGCACCGGGCGAAGAAGTGCTGCGTATCGTGCCTGATGATGAACGACTTCAGGTCGATGCGCGGGTCCGCCCGGAAGATATCGCGTTCGTGCGCGCGGACCTGCCCGCGAAGGTCAAATTGACCTCGTTTGACTTCACGATCTATGGAGCGTTGGACGGGACGGTGGTTCGGGTCGGCGCGGATGCGGAACAGGATGAGGCGACGGAAGAGATTTACTTTCCTATCGTGGTTGAGACATCCAGCAACGAGTTGAGCCGTGCCGGAAAAACCTTTGAAATCAAGCCCGGTATGGTCGCGCAGGTCGATATCATGACTGGCGAGCATACAGTGCTGGACTACCTTCTCAAACCTTTCCGCAAGGCGCGAATGGAAGCGTTACGCGAGCGGTGA